From a single Tachypleus tridentatus isolate NWPU-2018 chromosome 6, ASM421037v1, whole genome shotgun sequence genomic region:
- the LOC143253072 gene encoding uncharacterized protein LOC143253072 isoform X4, producing MPVRLDSLLALVPSSSATNSLKKEDFPVIHVQSARERLDDYSSSSDTSVSEDDNSEKLFEGEDGETTTDSFAFVTTETTENIFKDAEGNLIPSQIFENIHKVSAMETVGSKRRSEESYNNSLQNILVVDTNEPQMLLKTMNMKNKPPFTCAYFGECCTKMPSQELVSTTETTENGIWKTENLNQGIFHKEFKIETEKGVSDSKESCQNEPNFYETFENEITTKEIDEALIATSLNNNCKVNANYSKDNLSKIPMMALQQQDIYKCIMESKVKLDLSNKEHRTENPANFQGENFLSENTSHFERSSNFSDEENNVSTVTVDKTGLNNDLVSEEVSNMNVSSPDDSSSTITYKQQPDSKSMTSSKSDFPTEMIFTKKNSLQYPRIFSLSTTSTQSTKNNVTTSTSPTKSSSWSIKPTFCKMAHEYILRKKPSKHKRSNIKPTSTKSFAKRDSFPSKGKLEIDNSPLKSTFKKEKSSINSRPKTSMDRINVLHSNEISLNSNSFEQIIQNEGRLSDQISTAIQSKVQNQIITRHDVSREKNTKNESALCSQNTKHATRRCNSNIAHTNTSYKQKLSNENNSSHIDSHEKQLFIQLNNSIDYSLQKPIKQEKTRKKHSSKIPAVQNVEGFTQKPSVKNKTIVIKRQTVLSSVRGPGKIMTPTHFESPNSLPQGQESKILSSLRNISNAKKAFEKKVTSPIMNPTYNLKKTNNPKTASSNSTTNKSTTTSIKQCSTPSTIATNIAEVKTSSLKVKDSSSFRSPSRMKYSISSNLPQPLSVKTKKSISPSFEKPIRGSISNGSSHTRRYPKNISSLKTAFQRCSRSEMSCSSESKQNSQLSKKNKGSTHETRVINEGKQTIKISQKHTDNDFENQSKKEMKYTENTVQNVSHLKEVLKNEKDKLCVEFKVNEESDNADIFFKKSSNSCEQLKNKQISPVYSYKSNENLERKIEISEDLHKKGDFIARHCDKTSTKSTNEAREKKIAELNCQKNTLLFSGNDSTKQEAKITHKNKEGIIKKTAQNEVDSNDSTDIQKNMDIQIIRRNNSNDLIIPGIAQETKNIIDAEISKVIRDEATSNGDKYNTFVETKTCSMNTQAQENNILHHEENIKASLSSEGSPVENIQTYEQQESFQSMEATVKEQLAYVLCEGLSSRELNQRKQRIINETLKNKHLENDVTGMKVISDCKNEKDVIGISKQQVPSKYIASSRNYSTPEFYREESGMASKVKTGVVLKPISHSTPVTPQLLRKTYYTNPNCVTSKQSLTENVDTQFNENSKYLNNTKLLVPRNCISLSSNSVLSINARKKTIHADNKNLCPKDASENLLKSVVLFTDNGNANKEYEGPLSVTRSFRKITFNSDDSCVTETANTHEVPDGGRTWNKVEKESKSKKQIINSNDSFENIEHVKLKDVSTDIRNFESQSSFSSNDTFEEEFGNWKSVSAKTRVENKFLWKKTKDQYKHTCKDNNLGAKQLLCVKHLGDQSKDKESSDSEDCLDIHFEDTKAVMYRSQGLWQFLQTTNKDSANHLESFKHHSEICLPSLNQQHYVNVPSTCQQTNTKVNCTARSVNQEAPDETLFMGRSHQAPFHIISIAESGPLKSGPSLWTLHRKNQSGRKSSHIDNPTNQNDNSTVKNVTENNFQDGWRPSREVINIPDEVQEETSRNQDNIIIKNASVYGSATHKTNQLDSNSSRGAYVQLPVGSNATQSLQKNNIQPFASLKMPKYRRQIVEDWLSRTASGQEDNNTNREDDKNVKCCSKDINNTLLCDIQQKAEKSSNFQNENEVLTTFQISTSNVPKESEYHVSKSTLNRDQSVYDYPDHPLGLNFEPLIWERSNIASESCQKNHQHIHYTRPLSINVNKDTASDEEEHHTEEHLLVRNQERPIFLMNFPSRRQKLDHQIFTPKCNRNQEPLGKIWQLQSGYHHVI from the coding sequence ATGCCCGTGCGACTTGACAGTCTTCTTGCTCTGGTGCCTTCTTCTTCTGCAACTAATTCACTCAAGAAAGAAGACTTTCCTGTGATTCATGTGCAGTCAGCAAGGGAAAGATTAGATGACTATTCTTCTTCCAGTGACACTTCTGTTTCAGAAGACGATAACTCAGAAAAATTGTTTGAAGGAGAAGATGGTGAGACCACAACTGACAGTTTTGCCTTTGTTACTacagaaacaactgaaaatatttttaaagatgccGAGGGAAATCTCATACCATCTCAGATTTTCGAAAACATTCATAAAGTTTCTGCCATGGAAACTGTAGGATCGAAACGAAGGTCAGAAGAATCATATAATAACAGTTTACAAAACATCTTGGTAGTTGACACCAATGAACCTCAAATGTTACTGAAAACtatgaacatgaaaaacaaacCACCTTTCACTTGTGCATATTTTGGGGAATGTTGCACAAAAATGCCTTCTCAGGAATTGGTGTCAACAACAGAGACAACTGAAAATGGAATAtggaaaactgaaaatttaaatcAAGGAATATTTCACAAAGAATTTAAGATTGAAACAGAAAAGGGGGTATCAGATAGTAAAGAATCTTGCCAGAATGAACCAAATTTTTACGAAACTTTTGAAAATGAAATCACGACTAAAGAGATAGATGAAGCTTTAATTGCTACCTCATTGAATAACAATTGCAAAGTAAATGCAAATTATAGTAAGGACAATTTATCAAAAATACCTATGATGGCACTACAACAACAAGatatttacaaatgtataatGGAAAGTAAAGTTAAACTTGACCTTTCAAACAAGGAACATCGAACTGAAAATCCTGCAAATTTTCAGGGTGaaaattttctttcagaaaatacCTCACATTTTGAGAGATCTAGTAATTTTTCTGATGAGGAAAATAACGTTTCCACAGTTACAGTAGATAAAACTGGACTTAATAACGACCTTGTAAGTGAAGAAGTCTCAAATATGAATGTTTCGTCACCTGATGATAGTTCTTCAACTATTACTTATAAACAACAACCTGATTCAAAGAGTATGACTTCATCAAAAAGTGACTTTCCCACAGAAATGATATTCACTAAAAAAAATTCACTTCAATACCCTAGAATTTTCAGTTTATCTACCACATCCACACAAAGTACCAAGAACAATGTTACAACTTCTACAAGCCCTACTAAAAGTTCCTCTTGGTCTATAAAACCAACTTTCTGTAAAATGGCACATGAATACATTTTACGTAAGAAACCTTCCAAACATAAACGTTCAAACATCAAACCTACTTCAACTAAATCTTTTGCAAAACGGGATAGTTTTCCTTCAAAAGGTAAGTTAGAAATAGATAATTCACCTCTTAAAAGTACTTTTAAGAAGGAAAAATCGTCCATTAATTCAAGACCAAAAACTTCAATGGATCGTATAAACGTTTTGCACAGCAACGAAATATCACTAAACAGCAACTCTTTTGAGCAGATCATACAGAATGAAGGTAGGCTATCTGATCAAATTAGCACTGCAATACAAAGCAAAGTACAAAATCAGATAATTACTCGACATGACGTATCACGTGAAAAAAATACGAAAAATGAGAGTGCCTTATGTAGCCAGAATACAAAGCATGCAACAAGGCGCTGTAACAGCAATATAGCTCATACAAACACATCATATAAGCAAAAACTGTCAAATGAAAACAATTCATCACACATAGATAGTCATGAAAAACAACTGTTTATACAACTCAACAATAGCATCGATTATTCTCTTCAAAAAccaattaaacaagaaaaaactagaaaaaaacattcaagtaAAATACCAGCTGTTCAAAATGTTGAAGGTTTCACTCAAAAACCTTCAGTGAAGAACAAAACAATTGTAATAAAAAGACAAACTGTGCTTTCCAGTGTTCGAGGACCAGGTAAAATTATGACTCCTACCCACTTTGAATCGCCAAATTCTTTACCACAAGGACAGGAGTCGAAAATATTGTCATCTCTCAGGAATATTTCTAATGCAAAGAAGGCCTTTGAGAAAAAAGTGACTTCTCCAATTATGAATCCAacgtataatttaaaaaaaacaaataatccaaAAACTGCTTCCTCTAATAGTACCACTAATAAATCCACAACTACTTCCATTAAACAATGTTCCACTCCTTCAACAATTGCAACCAATATTGCTGAAGTGAAAACTAGTTCTTTAAAAGTAAAGGATTCTTCTTCATTTAGATCTCCATCGCGAATGAAATATTCCATATCTTCAAATTTACCGCAACCTTTATCTGTCAAAACCAAAAAAAGTATTTCACCATCTTTTGAAAAGCCTATTAGAGGATCTATATCAAATGGATCCTCACATACGCGTAGATATCCAAAAAATATATCTTCTCTCAAAACTGCTTTTCAAAGATGTAGTAGGTCTGAGATGTCTTGTTCTTCTGAAAGTAAACAAAATTCTCAACTTTCAAAAAAAAATAAGGGATCAACTCATGAGACCCGTGTTATCAATGAAGGTAAGCAGACTATAAAAATCTCTCAAAAACATACCGATAATGATTTTGAAAACCAgtcaaagaaagaaatgaaatatacagaaaatacTGTTCAAAATGTAAGTCACTTGAAAGAagtattgaaaaatgaaaaagataaacTTTGTGTTGAATTTAAAGTAAACGAAGAATCAGATAAtgcagatatattttttaaaaaatcaagtaaCTCATGtgaacaactgaaaaataaacaaatttctcCTGTGTATTCATATAAATCTAACGAAAACTTGGAACGTAAAATAGAGATTTCTGAGGATTTACATAAAAAAGGCGATTTCATAGCAAGGCATTGTGATAAAACCTCTACCAAAAGCACAAATGaagcaagagaaaaaaaaattgctgaGTTGAATTGTCAGAAAAATACATTACTATTTTCTGgtaatgatagtaccaaacaagAAGCTAAAATTACCCACAAAAATAAAGaaggtataattaaaaaaacgGCACAAAATGAAGTCGACTCAAATGATTCAACAGATATTCAAAAAAATATGGACATTCAGATTATTCGAAGAAATAATTCTAATGATTTGATAATACCAGGCATTgcacaagaaacaaaaaacatcattGATGCAGAGATATCGAAAGTAATTCGAGATGAAGCCACGTCTAATGGAGACAAGTATAATACATttgtagaaacaaaaacatgttcaATGAACACTCAAGCACAAGAAAACAATATTCTTCATCACGAGGAAAATATTAAAGCTTCTTTGTCTTCTGAAGGTTCTCCCGTTGAAAACATACAAACCTATGAGCAACAAGAGTCATTTCAAAGTATGGAAGCGACGGTGAAAGAACAGCTGGCTTATGTTTTATGTGAAGGTCTTTCATCACGTGAACTTAATCAGAGAAAACAGAGAATTATAAATGaaacactgaaaaacaaacatttagaaaacGATGTAACAGGCATGAAAGTAATATCTGATTGCAAAAATGAAAAGGACGTAATTGGAATCAGCAAACAACAGGTACCATCTAAATACATAGCTTCTTCACGCAACTACAGCACCCCTGAGTTTTACCGGGAAGAATCAGGGATGGCTTCTAAAGTTAAAACAGGGGTTGTATTAAAACCAATATCCCATTCAACTCCTGTAACACCTCAATTGTTGCGTAAGACATACTATACAAATCCAAATTGTGTTACAAGCAAACAGTCACTAACAGAAAATGTTGACACGCAGTTTAatgaaaattctaaatatttaaacaatacaaaactgttGGTTCCTAGGAATTGTATTAGTTTGTCTTCTAACAGTGTGTTAAGTATAAACGCAAGGAAGAAAACCATTCACGCAGACAATAAAAACTTGTGTCCAAAAGATGCTTCTGAAAATCTATTAAAATCCGTTGTCCTATTTACTGACAATGGAAATGCCAATAAAGAATACGAAGGACCATTGTCTGTAACTAGAAGCTTTAGAAAGATAACCTTCAACAGCGATGACTCTTGTGTTACAGAAACAGCTAATACACATGAAGTACCAGATGGAGGCAGAACCTGGAATAAAGTGGAAAAAGAAAGTaagagtaaaaaacaaataatcaatagtAATGATAGCTTCGAAAATATAGAACATGTCAAACTAAAAGATGTTTCAACTGATATTCGAAATTTTGAGAGTCAAAGTTCCTTTAGCTCTAATGATACTTTTGAAGAAGAATTCGGCAACTGGAAAAGTGTTTCAGCAAAGACGCGtgtagaaaataaatttctttggaAGAAAACAAAAGATCAGTATAAACATACGTGTAAAGATAATAATCTCGGAGCAAAGCAATTGCTTTGTGTGAAACATTTGGGTGATCAGTCTAAAGACAAAGAATCTTCAGACAGTGAAGACTGCTTGGATATTCACTTTGAAGATACTAAGGCTGTAATGTATAGATCGCAAGGTTTATGGCAGTTTTTACAGACAACAAATAAGGATTCAGCCAATCATTTGGAGTCTTTCAAACATCATTCCGAAATTTGTCTCCCTTCACTCAACCAGCAACATTATGTTAATGTACCATCAACATGTCAGCAAACGAATACTAAAGTCAATTGTACAGCACGTTCTGTTAATCAAGAAGCACCTGATGAAACTCTCTTTATGGGCAGAAGTCATCAAGCACCCTTCCACATAATTAGCATTGCTGAATCAGGACCTCTTAAATCCGGTCCTAGTTTATGGACATTACATCGAAAAAATCAGTCAGGAAGGAAAAGTTCTCATATAGATAATCCAACAAATCAAAATGATAACAGTACTGTTAAGAATGTGACTGAGAATAATTTTCAAGACGGCTGGAGACCTTCCAGGGAAGTGATTAATATTCCAGATGAAGTTCaagaagaaacaagtagaaatcaagataatattattattaaaaatgcatCAGTGTATGGATCTGCTACACATAAAACCAACCAGCTGGATTCAAATTCTTCAAGAGGTGCGTATGTACAACTACCTGTTGGCAGCAACGCTACCCAATcattacagaaaaataacattcaaCCATTTGCTTCTCTAAAAATGCCAAAATATCGGCGACAAATAGTCGAAGATTGGCTTTCTAGAACAGCTTCGGGGCAAGAAGATAATAACACTAATAGAGAAGATGACAAGAATGTTAAGTGTTGTAGTAAGGACATTAACAACACACTGTTATGTGACATTCAACAGAAAGCAGAAAAGAGCAGCAACTTTCAAAACGAAAATGAGGTACTAACAACATTTCAAATTTCAACATCAAATGTTCCAAAAGAAAGTGAATACCACGTGAGTAAGAGCACATTGAATAGAGACCAGTCTGTTTATGATTATCCAGATCACCCTCTAGGTTTAAATTTTGAACCACTCATTTGGGAACGTTCAAATATTGCTTCAGAATCTTGCCAAAAAAATCACCAGCATATTCATTATACACGTCCACTtagtataaatgtaaataaagataCTGCATCAGACGAGGAAGAACATCATACTGAAGAGCATTTGCTAGTCAGGAATCAAGAAAGGCCAATCTTTCTCATGAACTTTCCTTCCAGGAGGCAAAAGTTGGATCATCAAATATTTACACCAAAATGTAACAGGAATCAAGAACCACTTGGTAAAATCTGGCAGCTACAAAGTGGATATCATCATGTGATTTAA